From the Bacillus tuaregi genome, one window contains:
- a CDS encoding YitT family protein, with protein sequence MKVTFIIQKIPVVLIGCLLIGIGINGFLVPYHLIDGGIIGIALILHYYFDTQIGISMVLLSIPLFLYTWYRERMYFYHSLYGLFTAAFFIDWLAPLKGQLHLPILASALLGGTFIGVGTGLMLHYQTSTGGTDLVAKLVANASSLNIGIIIFMIDGLIVTAGLRVLGLRIFLFSCIAIITVGVISSLIIGPEKFK encoded by the coding sequence ATGAAGGTGACTTTTATTATTCAGAAAATACCTGTTGTGTTAATTGGCTGCCTGTTAATCGGGATTGGTATTAATGGTTTTTTAGTCCCTTATCATCTAATAGATGGCGGCATCATTGGGATTGCCCTTATTTTACATTATTACTTTGATACCCAAATTGGAATTAGCATGGTACTGCTAAGTATTCCTTTATTTCTCTATACATGGTATCGGGAACGAATGTATTTTTATCACAGTCTATACGGTCTGTTTACGGCGGCCTTTTTCATTGATTGGCTGGCACCGCTTAAGGGTCAGCTGCATCTGCCGATTCTGGCAAGCGCCCTGTTAGGCGGAACCTTTATTGGAGTGGGTACCGGACTCATGCTCCACTATCAGACTAGCACCGGCGGGACGGATTTAGTGGCAAAATTAGTGGCCAACGCCTCTTCCTTGAATATAGGAATCATTATCTTCATGATTGACGGTTTGATTGTGACAGCTGGACTCCGTGTATTAGGCCTGAGAATCTTTCTTTTTTCCTGCATTGCGATTATCACGGTTGGGGTCATCAGTTCCCTTATTATCGGTCCCGAAAAATTCAAGTAA
- a CDS encoding cation diffusion facilitator family transporter — MGNSNLKKAERGALISISAYVVLSAFKLIMGYIGNSAALKADGLNNLTDIMASLAVLIGLKISQKPPDENHRYGHSRAETIASLVAAFIMISVGIQVIIGSVEAFFNPSDTTPEIITAFVALASALFMFGIYRYNLGLSKKLNNKSLYSAAQDNRSDALVSIGAAIGITGSYFGIGWLDPLTAGIVGVIICYTAWNIFKDAALDLTDAFEVSKLNEIEETIRNTPGVQLVKDIKARLHGNRPIVDATIFVEPSLTVIEGHQIAEDVEDRLFDEHQINDSHIHIEPNMG; from the coding sequence ATGGGGAACTCCAACTTAAAAAAGGCGGAACGAGGAGCCTTGATTAGTATTTCAGCCTACGTGGTATTATCGGCTTTTAAGCTTATTATGGGTTATATAGGGAATTCTGCAGCATTAAAAGCAGATGGTTTGAATAACTTAACCGATATTATGGCTTCACTCGCTGTCCTTATCGGCTTAAAAATCTCACAAAAACCGCCCGATGAAAATCATCGCTACGGCCATTCCAGAGCTGAAACGATTGCTTCATTAGTGGCGGCGTTTATTATGATATCAGTGGGAATTCAAGTTATTATCGGCTCGGTCGAGGCCTTTTTCAATCCGAGTGATACGACCCCTGAAATCATAACGGCCTTTGTCGCCCTAGCCTCTGCCCTCTTTATGTTTGGTATTTACCGCTACAATCTTGGTTTATCAAAAAAGCTCAATAATAAGTCCCTTTATTCAGCGGCACAGGATAACCGCTCAGATGCCTTGGTTAGTATCGGTGCTGCCATCGGAATTACAGGCTCCTATTTTGGAATTGGCTGGCTTGACCCACTGACGGCCGGCATTGTCGGGGTTATCATTTGCTATACGGCCTGGAATATTTTCAAGGATGCAGCCCTCGATTTAACAGATGCCTTTGAGGTGTCAAAGCTAAACGAAATTGAGGAGACGATTCGTAACACTCCTGGCGTTCAGCTGGTTAAGGACATTAAAGCACGTCTCCATGGAAATCGTCCGATTGTTGATGCGACCATCTTTGTTGAACCGAGCTTAACGGTGATTGAAGGCCACCAGATTGCCGAGGATGTGGAAGACCGTCTGTTTGACGAGCATCAGATTAATGATTCTCATATTCATATAGAACCCAATATGGGCTAA
- a CDS encoding cation diffusion facilitator family transporter, which translates to MGHHHGHSHGHSHGHHHHGHSANKKALFLSFIIITSFMVVEVIGGLLTNSLALLADAGHMLSDAAALGLSFFALKLGEKAASHSNTYGYKRFEIIAAALNGLTLIIISLYIFYEAFQRFANPPEVQSLGMLTISTLGLVVNIIAAWILMRGDKDENLNVRSAFLHVLGDMLGSVGAIVAALLMIFFGWGIADPIASLIVAVLIIISGWRVTKDAFHILMEGAPAQIQMEDVKASLGKIAEVTEVHDLHIWSITSGMPMLSCHIAISEHGVHDHILEQAQEILHDDFGIEHSTIQVERNELGCPNPHQGCN; encoded by the coding sequence ATGGGTCATCATCACGGTCATTCGCATGGGCATTCACACGGTCATCACCATCATGGGCATTCTGCAAATAAAAAAGCGCTATTTCTTTCATTTATTATTATTACCTCCTTTATGGTGGTGGAGGTAATCGGAGGATTATTAACAAACAGTCTAGCACTTCTAGCTGATGCCGGCCATATGCTCAGTGATGCGGCAGCACTTGGACTCAGCTTCTTTGCCCTTAAATTAGGGGAAAAGGCTGCATCACATTCCAACACTTATGGATATAAACGGTTTGAGATTATCGCCGCTGCCTTAAACGGACTGACCTTAATCATCATCTCATTATATATTTTTTACGAGGCGTTCCAACGCTTTGCCAATCCACCTGAGGTGCAAAGCCTTGGCATGCTGACGATTTCAACGCTTGGCCTTGTCGTAAATATCATTGCTGCTTGGATTTTAATGCGCGGTGACAAGGATGAAAACCTCAATGTGAGAAGTGCTTTTCTGCATGTATTAGGGGATATGCTTGGCTCTGTTGGTGCCATTGTCGCAGCACTGCTGATGATTTTCTTTGGCTGGGGAATCGCCGACCCTATTGCAAGCTTGATTGTCGCAGTACTGATTATTATCAGCGGCTGGAGAGTGACAAAGGATGCGTTTCATATTCTAATGGAAGGCGCACCCGCTCAAATTCAAATGGAGGATGTAAAGGCGTCATTAGGAAAAATTGCAGAAGTGACAGAGGTGCATGATCTTCATATTTGGTCTATCACTTCGGGAATGCCGATGCTGAGCTGTCATATTGCGATTTCAGAGCATGGCGTTCATGATCATATTTTGGAGCAGGCGCAGGAGATTCTCC